GGATCAGCCTCCGGCCAGGGCCTTGAGCGAACCGGCCGGATCATCCGGCTTCCATTCGCCGCGGCGCTTCAGGTCATCAACGATTTCCTTGGGAATGTAGTTCTCGTCGTGCTTGGCCATGATGTTGGAGGCCGTGAACGTGCCGGCATTGCCGAGCGCGCCTTCAGCCACCACGCCCTGCCCTTCGCGGAAGAGATCGGGGAGGATGCCGACATAGGTGACCGGCATTTCGCTCTTGCCGTCGGTGATGACGAAGGCATTGTCCTGGCCGCTCTTGTGCCAGGTGCCGACCTTGACGAGGCCGCCCAGGCGCACCGGCGTGCCCGCCGCGACGGCCTTGGCCTGCATTTCGGACGGCGTGTAGAAGAAGACGATCTGGTCGCGCAGGGCCACAAGCACCAGCGTCGTCGCCAGGCCGAGCACGATGGCAAGGCCGGCGATGATGGAGATGCGCTTCTGTTTGCGGGTCATGGCCATGGCTATTTCAGTCCTCCCTGCGCGGCGGTTGCGTCAAGTTCCGTTCGCTGGGCAGCGTCGGGATAAGCCGCCTTGGCGGCGTCGTAGGCGGCCTGCGCGGCATCGGTCTGGCCGAGCACGAGGCGAGACCGCACGAGGCGCGTCCATTCCTCGATCGTACCACCATTGGCGAGCAAGCGATCGGAAAGTCCTTCGACCATGCTCTTGATCGTATCATCGGTCATGGCGTCGCCGGTAGCGGCCTCGGGCGCGACCGCCGGCTTGCCGTCGACGCCGTTCTGCGCGGCGGCGAGGCCTTCCTTGGCGGCGGCGATCCAGGGCTCGTTGCCAGCAGCCATGCCGATCAGCTCATTCCACTGCGCGACGGCACCGGCATAGTCACCCGACTGGGTGGCGGCGCCGGCGAGGTAGAAGCGCGAGCGGACATGCTTGGGGTCGAGCTTGACGGCATTTTCGAGCAGGGCCTGCGCCTCGGGCGTCATTTCGCCCTTGCTGACCATGAGCATAGCTTCGGCGAGGTCGGTCTGGGTATCGGCGGTTGGAGGGGCCAGTTCGTTGACGTGGCGCAGGGCGGTCACGGCGTCCTCGTAGCGGCCCATCTGCATGTAGACGGGGGCGATGACGGTCCAGCCGCGCACATCGTCCGGGGTCTTTTCGAGCTGTGCTTCGATGCGCTTGACCGCGTCGTTGACGTCGATCCGCTCCTCGAGCGGGCGCTCGCGGGTGGCAAGCGGCTGGCCGGGAAGGCCCGGATTGCCGAGCAGGCCATAGCTGCCGAAGGCGATGATGGCGATGCCAAGCACGGCGAGCGGCGCCAGGATGGGGTTGCTGGTGACGCCTTTTTTGGCGCCATCCTCGCCCTGCAGGCGGATCAGCTCGCGCGCCAGTTCGGCGCGGGCGGCGGTGCCTTCGGCTTCGCCCAGGCGGCCGGCGGCAATATCGGCATTGATTTCAGCCAGTTGCAGCCGATAGTGCTCATCGGTAGCATTCGCCCCGGTGTCCATGCCGGCGCGGACGGTGCGACCGGCGGCGGCGAAGTAGAGGGCGGCGCACGCAATGGCGGTGATCGTGATGGCCAGTAACCAGAAAAGCATAAGCCCGGATTCGTCTCGGTCGGCGACGATGGCATCTATATGGCTATTTCAACCAGAAATGTACCCATACACTTTACCGTGTTGTGGACCGTTTGCCGCAGCTTTAGGCAGCTAGCCGCTCATGGAGACAGCAGCGTTCGATTTTGCGATCATCGGCGCCACTCCGTTGGCCCTGTTGCTGGCCGGATTTCTGGCCGAACGGCACAAGCGCAGCGTGTGTCTCGTCGCCGAATTCCATGACGATTACCGGTTGCCGCGCGGCTTCGATCTTTCGCTCGCGCCGCTGACGCGGCCCGAAACCTGGGCGCTGCTGGCGGCGTCAGAACCCGAAACCACCAAACTCGTCACCCGCGTCGCCGGCAAGGCTGCCTTTTCGCGGCTCGATCCCATGGTCGTTGCAGAATCGCCGGCAGGCGCCGATGCGCTCAGCCATGCGCGCCACATGGCGCTCGGCTTCGGGCACGAGGTGGAAGCGATTGCGGCGGGAGCCGGCCTACCGGAAGGTGCGACCGCCAACCGCTTCAGGGACGCCGTCTTTCTCCATCGCGGAGCGATGGCCAGGGGATTCGTGCCATGGCTGGAATCGTTCGGCGTCCGCCGCGTGCGAAGCGGCGAGTTCCAGGCCGAATTCATTGTTCTCGCCGACGACGAAGCCGTGCTGTCTCATGACAATGGTCTCATCAAGGCGGTCGCGGCTACCGGCATAGCAACCGCGCCCGCAGCAAAGCTGGCTGCGCCGTTCATGACGTTCCTCGATCGGGGTCTGTCCCTGCACCAGCTCGACAACCAGGGCGTCATCGCCGTGGCGCGGGGCGAGGTGGAAGAAGCCTCAGGTCAAGTCGGCGCGGCATTGCCTCAAGGCGCGCGGCTCGCCGGCCGGGCGGCATTCCCCCTGGCGGCGGCAATTGACGGTGCGCTGCTGCTCGGCCTGTCGCGGCCGGGTGTTTTCACCATTGCCGGGCTCGGCGCCACCGGCGCTTTCCTCGCGGCCCCGCTTGCCCGCTATCTGGCCGGCGCGGCCAGTGATGCCGAAGCGACCTGGATCGAGGCACGCTCGCCGCTGGCGGATCGCTCGCTCATCGTGGATGTGGTCGCATGAAAGGACAACCGAACCGTCTGCCAGATAGTGGAAGCCTCGCGGGCAGCCAGATCGACCGCGAGACGCCGCTGCAATTCACCGTCGACGGGCGCACAATTGTAGGTTTTGTCGGCGATACAGTGCTCTCGGCGTTGCTGGCGAGCGGCGTCGATACC
The sequence above is a segment of the Paradevosia shaoguanensis genome. Coding sequences within it:
- the ccmI gene encoding c-type cytochrome biogenesis protein CcmI codes for the protein MLFWLLAITITAIACAALYFAAAGRTVRAGMDTGANATDEHYRLQLAEINADIAAGRLGEAEGTAARAELARELIRLQGEDGAKKGVTSNPILAPLAVLGIAIIAFGSYGLLGNPGLPGQPLATRERPLEERIDVNDAVKRIEAQLEKTPDDVRGWTVIAPVYMQMGRYEDAVTALRHVNELAPPTADTQTDLAEAMLMVSKGEMTPEAQALLENAVKLDPKHVRSRFYLAGAATQSGDYAGAVAQWNELIGMAAGNEPWIAAAKEGLAAAQNGVDGKPAVAPEAATGDAMTDDTIKSMVEGLSDRLLANGGTIEEWTRLVRSRLVLGQTDAAQAAYDAAKAAYPDAAQRTELDATAAQGGLK
- the ccmE gene encoding cytochrome c maturation protein CcmE; protein product: MTRKQKRISIIAGLAIVLGLATTLVLVALRDQIVFFYTPSEMQAKAVAAGTPVRLGGLVKVGTWHKSGQDNAFVITDGKSEMPVTYVGILPDLFREGQGVVAEGALGNAGTFTASNIMAKHDENYIPKEIVDDLKRRGEWKPDDPAGSLKALAGG